One genomic region from Vanessa tameamea isolate UH-Manoa-2023 chromosome 14, ilVanTame1 primary haplotype, whole genome shotgun sequence encodes:
- the LOC113398816 gene encoding ubiquitin-like modifier-activating enzyme ATG7 isoform X1 encodes MTTIDDKQDIIQYVPFMSFVHPSFWHSLTDMKLNVDKLNENTKQIYGRYSYRDDIISVLEVDGTSFNKDPETEFHYINVTGTLMNKNTIEDFKNIDKAALINSVGEIMRANIQIKSWIDNPNSLLNFFVLSFADLKKFHYYYWFAFPAPSQPVVCLKEKCKNISTCFNEKQIKEISQSYQLLEISQKCFFAIVKDGDLYNVVTLSKILDKNRNKDEESNIDLTNTFFAFADHSNCENPGWPLRIFLAALFEYCPDLSKTIIKVIGIRCSKNGAINNSQIYNITVPETIQTPQNVGWVGWERNERGNFGPKLANMSSSMDPVKLADTSSDLNIKLMKWRLVPDLDVTIMKETKCLLLGAGTLGCHVARDLLAWGFRHITFIDSGKVSYSNPTRQVLYTYQDCLNGGRRKSEAAADNLKLILPTVQSKGLVFHIPMPGHPIGESLKDETVTNIELLTEAIKDHDVIFLLLDTREARWLPTLISAHYGKITINAALGFDSYLVMRHGISSAQEETSINSTFVSGDQLGCYFCNDVTAPGNSLKDRTLDQQCTVSRAGVAAIAGALAVELLVGTLQHPLRVKAPAVYNLTDEELDPKLQGVLGPIPHSIRGFLHSHQTVLPTCTKFKQCIACSEVVIGKYKEEGLDFLMNVFNSGTYLEDVTGLSELQLTAEMTEILTLSDEDQDTTSI; translated from the exons atgacaacaATAGATGATAAGCAAGATATTATTCAATATGTTCCCTTTATGTCTTTCGTTCATCCATCGTTTTGGCATAGTTTAACCGATATGAAATTGAACgttgataaattaaatgagaATACGAAACAGATTTATGGACGTTATTCATATAGGGATGATATTATAAGTGTATTAGAGGTCGACGGAACTTCTTTCAACAA ggaCCCAGAGACAGAGTTCCACTACATAAATGTTACTGGGACtctaatgaataaaaatacaattgaagaCTTCAAAAACATTGACAAAGCAGCATTAATTAATAGTGTTGGTGAGATTATGAGAGccaatatacaaataaagtcaTGGATAGACAATCCTAATAgcttattaaacttttttgtacTTTCATTTGCT gatCTCAAAAAGTTCCACTATTACTACTGGTTTGCATTTCCCGCACCAAGTCAACCTGTTGTGTgcttaaaagaaaaatgtaagaATATAAGCACATGTTTCAACGAGAagcaaataaaagaaatttcaCAGAGCTATCAACTTCTTGAGATTTCACAGAAATGTTTCTTTGCAATTGTTAAGGATGGTGACTTGTACAATGTTGTGACCCTATCAAAGATCTTAGATAAAAACAGAAATAAGGATGAAGAGTCAAATATTGATCTGACCAACACATTTTTCGCTTTTGCGGATCATAGTAATTGTGAAAACCCTGGATGGCCACTGAGAATATTTTTGGCAgctttatttgaatattgtcCAGATTTAAGTAAGACgattattaaagttattggGATAAGGTGCAGCAAAAATGGTGCCATTAATAATAGTCAGATTTATAACATAACAGTACCTGAG accaTCCAGACACCTCAGAATGTTGGTTGGGTAGGTTGGGAAAGAAATGAAAGGGGTAACTTTGGACCGAAACTTGCCAATATGTCATCATCAATGGATCCTGTGAA ATTGGCAGACACATCTTCtgatcttaatattaaattaatgaaatggcGTCTTGTTCCTGATCTTGATGTGACTATTATGAAGGAAACAAAATGTTTGTTGCTCGGTGCCGGTACTCTGGGTTGTCACGTGGCAAGAGATCTttta GCTTGGGGATTCCGTCATATAACTTTCATAGATAGTGGCAAAGTGTCATATTCTAATCCGACGCGTCAAGTACTCTACACTTATCAAGATTGTCTCAATGGTGGTAGAAGAAAGTCGGAAGCAGCAGctgataatttaaaacttatcctACCAACTGTG CAAAGTAAAGGTCTAGTCTTCCACATTCCAATGCCTGGTCATCCAATTGGCGAGTCCCTTAAAGATGAGACAGTTACCAACATCGAACTGTTAACTGAGGCTATAAAAGATCATGATGTGATTTTCCTCCTTTTGGACACCAGAGAAGCGAGGTGGTTACCGACGCTCATCTCCGCACATTACGGAAAg atAACAATAAACGCAGCGCTCGGCTTCGACAGTTATCTGGTAATGCGACATGGAATAAGTTCAGCTCAAGAAGAAACTTCAATTAACAGCACTTTCGTGTCCGGAGACCAACTCGGGTGCTACTTCTGCAATGATGTCACGGCACCTGGAAAT TCGCTGAAGGATCGCACCCTGGACCAGCAGTGCACGGTGAGCCGAGCCGGCGTCGCCGCCATCGCCGGCGCGCTCGCCGTCGAGCTGCTCGTGGGCACGCTGCAGCACCCGCTCCG AGTAAAAGCTCCAGCTGTATATAACCTTACTGATGAAGAACTTGACCCAAAGCTTCAAGGAGTCCTTGGTCCAATACCCCATTCAATACGAGGCTTTCTTCATTCGCACCAAACTGTGCTACCAACGTGCACAAAATTCAAACAATGCATCGCGTGTTCTGAAGTAGTGATAGGCAAATATAAAGAAGAAGGCTTAGACTTTTTGATGAATGTTTTCAATAGTGGAACTTATTTGGAGGATGTTACGGGATTATCTGAACTGCAATTGACTGCAGAAATGACTGAG
- the LOC113398816 gene encoding ubiquitin-like modifier-activating enzyme ATG7 isoform X2 yields the protein MTTIDDKQDIIQYVPFMSFVHPSFWHSLTDMKLNVDKLNENTKQIYGRYSYRDDIISVLEVDGTSFNKDPETEFHYINVTGTLMNKNTIEDFKNIDKAALINSVGEIMRANIQIKSWIDNPNSLLNFFVLSFADLKKFHYYYWFAFPAPSQPVVCLKEKCKNISTCFNEKQIKEISQSYQLLEISQKCFFAIVKDGDLYNVVTLSKILDKNRNKDEESNIDLTNTFFAFADHSNCENPGWPLRIFLAALFEYCPDLSKTIIKVIGIRCSKNGAINNSQIYNITVPETPQNVGWVGWERNERGNFGPKLANMSSSMDPVKLADTSSDLNIKLMKWRLVPDLDVTIMKETKCLLLGAGTLGCHVARDLLAWGFRHITFIDSGKVSYSNPTRQVLYTYQDCLNGGRRKSEAAADNLKLILPTVQSKGLVFHIPMPGHPIGESLKDETVTNIELLTEAIKDHDVIFLLLDTREARWLPTLISAHYGKITINAALGFDSYLVMRHGISSAQEETSINSTFVSGDQLGCYFCNDVTAPGNSLKDRTLDQQCTVSRAGVAAIAGALAVELLVGTLQHPLRVKAPAVYNLTDEELDPKLQGVLGPIPHSIRGFLHSHQTVLPTCTKFKQCIACSEVVIGKYKEEGLDFLMNVFNSGTYLEDVTGLSELQLTAEMTEILTLSDEDQDTTSI from the exons atgacaacaATAGATGATAAGCAAGATATTATTCAATATGTTCCCTTTATGTCTTTCGTTCATCCATCGTTTTGGCATAGTTTAACCGATATGAAATTGAACgttgataaattaaatgagaATACGAAACAGATTTATGGACGTTATTCATATAGGGATGATATTATAAGTGTATTAGAGGTCGACGGAACTTCTTTCAACAA ggaCCCAGAGACAGAGTTCCACTACATAAATGTTACTGGGACtctaatgaataaaaatacaattgaagaCTTCAAAAACATTGACAAAGCAGCATTAATTAATAGTGTTGGTGAGATTATGAGAGccaatatacaaataaagtcaTGGATAGACAATCCTAATAgcttattaaacttttttgtacTTTCATTTGCT gatCTCAAAAAGTTCCACTATTACTACTGGTTTGCATTTCCCGCACCAAGTCAACCTGTTGTGTgcttaaaagaaaaatgtaagaATATAAGCACATGTTTCAACGAGAagcaaataaaagaaatttcaCAGAGCTATCAACTTCTTGAGATTTCACAGAAATGTTTCTTTGCAATTGTTAAGGATGGTGACTTGTACAATGTTGTGACCCTATCAAAGATCTTAGATAAAAACAGAAATAAGGATGAAGAGTCAAATATTGATCTGACCAACACATTTTTCGCTTTTGCGGATCATAGTAATTGTGAAAACCCTGGATGGCCACTGAGAATATTTTTGGCAgctttatttgaatattgtcCAGATTTAAGTAAGACgattattaaagttattggGATAAGGTGCAGCAAAAATGGTGCCATTAATAATAGTCAGATTTATAACATAACAGTACCTGAG ACACCTCAGAATGTTGGTTGGGTAGGTTGGGAAAGAAATGAAAGGGGTAACTTTGGACCGAAACTTGCCAATATGTCATCATCAATGGATCCTGTGAA ATTGGCAGACACATCTTCtgatcttaatattaaattaatgaaatggcGTCTTGTTCCTGATCTTGATGTGACTATTATGAAGGAAACAAAATGTTTGTTGCTCGGTGCCGGTACTCTGGGTTGTCACGTGGCAAGAGATCTttta GCTTGGGGATTCCGTCATATAACTTTCATAGATAGTGGCAAAGTGTCATATTCTAATCCGACGCGTCAAGTACTCTACACTTATCAAGATTGTCTCAATGGTGGTAGAAGAAAGTCGGAAGCAGCAGctgataatttaaaacttatcctACCAACTGTG CAAAGTAAAGGTCTAGTCTTCCACATTCCAATGCCTGGTCATCCAATTGGCGAGTCCCTTAAAGATGAGACAGTTACCAACATCGAACTGTTAACTGAGGCTATAAAAGATCATGATGTGATTTTCCTCCTTTTGGACACCAGAGAAGCGAGGTGGTTACCGACGCTCATCTCCGCACATTACGGAAAg atAACAATAAACGCAGCGCTCGGCTTCGACAGTTATCTGGTAATGCGACATGGAATAAGTTCAGCTCAAGAAGAAACTTCAATTAACAGCACTTTCGTGTCCGGAGACCAACTCGGGTGCTACTTCTGCAATGATGTCACGGCACCTGGAAAT TCGCTGAAGGATCGCACCCTGGACCAGCAGTGCACGGTGAGCCGAGCCGGCGTCGCCGCCATCGCCGGCGCGCTCGCCGTCGAGCTGCTCGTGGGCACGCTGCAGCACCCGCTCCG AGTAAAAGCTCCAGCTGTATATAACCTTACTGATGAAGAACTTGACCCAAAGCTTCAAGGAGTCCTTGGTCCAATACCCCATTCAATACGAGGCTTTCTTCATTCGCACCAAACTGTGCTACCAACGTGCACAAAATTCAAACAATGCATCGCGTGTTCTGAAGTAGTGATAGGCAAATATAAAGAAGAAGGCTTAGACTTTTTGATGAATGTTTTCAATAGTGGAACTTATTTGGAGGATGTTACGGGATTATCTGAACTGCAATTGACTGCAGAAATGACTGAG